In one Synergistales bacterium genomic region, the following are encoded:
- a CDS encoding HD-GYP domain-containing protein produces the protein MTDTITTFRKRVLLFSLALALLCGVAAAVAAFYWNEHTHFRRMESEIQGIAGDSSLLLEERASLVDRIARYQEGVQDAFAGHLVPPDLLYLVLCDNDGRVRRTLFGGSMEGLRFPSRSLRRQWMMNIHFTGSERLCLSYAAPSQGGWLVAGFEPSFLFSRIQSELPGSMWALITESRGQVLASWNDRERYPPGSYVAQHMTVSESESAMPLRGEMAWGAWDRWQAIPMAQGLQITGGVWLDRMVPVAVKGGIVAALAVLLLGALLLAPLDRGFARVTRSFRHLTSLIGELDGRLQQSEDPFAALLHAREKWRLPLEMGKRDFREARQVEEALNNLLNSMGAQGQELAALYEETRAIEEELQQSNWSLRKAFGRLEELATFSQTAMEARSVQDACTRSIGSLIDFSGARAGTVVAFTREHQEVVAFQGSEEARKVLDQSLRGELFRIFGSSGKRERELERGGFRWYLFPVYYLGEAEGAILLALPQGERMSRESAEALHLFVPHLGGMLHAQILMDEIRHSYHYLAVRLQHVSATYHDETGEHLRRIRAFSVFLAEQYGLNRQNVEDIGLYSMLHDIGKLRVPREILLKPGPVTEEEFGEIKRHVHYGVEALGNATWLSMAREICLYHHERWDGSGYPEGLSGRRIPLSARIVGLADVYDALRTSRVYKPAFSHQKTTRIILEGDGRVQPDHFDPDLLEIFRANHHIFERIYREVSRGGELFAIAGEDSGNDGA, from the coding sequence GAAACGTGTCCTCCTCTTCTCCCTTGCCCTGGCCCTTCTCTGTGGTGTGGCCGCCGCGGTGGCCGCCTTCTACTGGAACGAACACACCCATTTCCGCCGCATGGAATCGGAGATTCAGGGCATCGCCGGCGACAGCTCGCTCCTTCTGGAAGAGCGGGCCTCCCTGGTAGACCGGATCGCCCGGTATCAGGAGGGGGTGCAGGATGCCTTTGCCGGACATCTGGTGCCCCCGGATCTGCTCTATCTCGTCCTCTGCGACAACGACGGCAGGGTGCGGCGCACACTCTTCGGCGGCTCCATGGAGGGCTTGCGGTTCCCCAGCCGCTCTCTGCGCCGGCAATGGATGATGAATATCCATTTCACCGGCAGCGAGCGACTCTGCCTGAGCTATGCGGCGCCCTCCCAGGGGGGATGGCTGGTCGCCGGGTTCGAACCCTCCTTTCTCTTTTCCCGCATCCAGTCGGAGCTTCCGGGGAGCATGTGGGCCCTGATCACCGAATCCCGCGGGCAGGTGCTGGCCTCCTGGAACGACCGCGAACGCTACCCCCCGGGGAGCTACGTGGCCCAGCACATGACCGTCTCGGAATCGGAGAGCGCAATGCCTTTGCGGGGGGAGATGGCCTGGGGGGCCTGGGACAGATGGCAGGCCATCCCTATGGCCCAAGGGCTGCAGATCACCGGCGGCGTCTGGCTGGACCGCATGGTCCCTGTCGCCGTGAAGGGCGGCATCGTCGCTGCTCTGGCGGTGCTGCTCCTCGGGGCGCTTCTGCTCGCCCCGCTGGACAGGGGGTTCGCCCGTGTTACCAGGAGTTTCCGGCATCTCACCTCGCTCATCGGCGAGCTGGACGGGCGGCTCCAGCAGTCGGAGGATCCCTTCGCCGCCCTGCTGCACGCCCGGGAGAAGTGGCGGCTTCCGCTCGAGATGGGAAAGAGGGATTTCCGGGAGGCCAGACAGGTGGAAGAGGCCCTGAACAACCTGCTCAACAGTATGGGAGCCCAGGGGCAGGAGCTGGCAGCCCTCTACGAGGAAACCCGGGCCATCGAGGAGGAGCTGCAGCAGAGCAACTGGAGCCTCCGCAAGGCCTTCGGGCGTCTGGAGGAGCTGGCGACCTTCTCGCAGACCGCCATGGAAGCCCGCTCCGTCCAGGACGCCTGCACGCGGAGCATCGGCTCGCTCATTGACTTCAGCGGCGCCCGGGCCGGAACGGTGGTGGCCTTCACCAGGGAACACCAGGAGGTCGTCGCCTTCCAGGGATCGGAGGAGGCGCGCAAGGTACTGGACCAGTCGCTCCGGGGGGAGCTCTTCCGGATCTTCGGTTCCAGCGGAAAGCGTGAAAGAGAGCTCGAACGCGGGGGATTCCGGTGGTATCTCTTCCCTGTCTACTACCTCGGCGAGGCCGAGGGGGCCATTCTCCTCGCCCTGCCGCAGGGGGAACGGATGAGCAGGGAGTCCGCCGAAGCGCTCCACCTCTTTGTCCCCCACCTCGGGGGCATGCTCCACGCCCAGATACTCATGGACGAGATCCGCCACTCCTACCACTATCTCGCCGTGCGGCTCCAGCATGTATCGGCCACCTACCACGACGAGACCGGCGAGCACCTCCGCCGTATCCGGGCCTTCTCGGTCTTTCTGGCCGAGCAGTACGGACTGAACCGGCAGAACGTGGAGGATATCGGTCTGTACAGCATGCTGCACGACATCGGCAAGCTCCGGGTGCCCAGAGAGATCCTGCTCAAGCCCGGCCCGGTGACCGAAGAGGAGTTCGGCGAGATCAAACGCCACGTCCACTACGGCGTGGAGGCACTGGGCAACGCTACCTGGCTGAGCATGGCCCGGGAGATCTGCCTCTACCACCACGAACGCTGGGACGGCAGCGGCTACCCCGAAGGCCTGAGCGGCAGGCGGATCCCGCTCTCCGCGCGGATCGTGGGCCTGGCCGACGTCTACGACGCCCTGCGGACGTCGCGGGTCTACAAGCCCGCCTTCTCCCACCAGAAGACGACCCGCATCATTCTGGAAGGAGACGGCAGGGTGCAGCCCGACCACTTCGATCCCGATCTCCTGGAGATCTTTCGGGCGAACCACCATATCTTCGAGCGCATCTACCGCGAGGTCTCCCGGGGCGGCGAGCTCTTTGCCATCGCCGGGGAGGACTCCGGGAACGACGGGGCCTAG